acctatcaattattctgtctagattctcatttaaagtaaCAACAGAAACaatacttttatacaattgtgactgaTTGAACCACAAAAGATgactcaaaatgttattttcactgTGCTTgagtttttatataaatcttacataagtaagatacatcagggagagGCTGCTCATTCTTCACTACTAATTAAATCATGGCATAATGAGATGTTCCAACTGGAAAACCAATATTCCCTGCAATAACACCAGGTTGTCGGTTTACAAAaggtccaagtagttaccagaGCTGTGAGTaggttcacttatgatttgctcacagcctagaGCTCTCAAGCCATGAGGATCAGTGGGAGAAACAGTgttcaaccactccctatgattagcaaaaaagaaaaagaagaaagaggacTTTCAATGATCTTGTATTTAGCCAAAATGGTGAGAAGACTTTAGAAGATAGAATCAACCGAGTATGGATTCCGGTCGATCGGTCTTAAAAAGAATTTTTTATGCCGACCAGAAATATTCATTACCTAACTCTCATATAACATACATATTAATAGtaagatttatgagaagcagggtacttagtcgTAATATACACAGCCAATCCCCTGATCCTAGGTTATCCTCCCGTTTCAAAATATTGGCTTCTTAGAACCAGTTATAgttagctcagatgagtgccttatattagaaatCCAAGTTTTTAGCATAAAAGAATATTATACACAATatacgcaactgtaaggtcttgaatatttgcatgcagaccacgaataAATCAATACTGTAGGAGACAATGACGAAGTCTAGGACATACTGGTTCAGGATTTCGCTTAATTTAGCCAGATAgaataagaattaatggcaataaaaggATGTAGGCTACTCAAAATCTAAAATAACAATGCCTTtaacaaaaagaatatataaagacaTACAATTAGTGGTATTGATAAAACCCATAAACTATGAATAAAAAGTCGGGAAAAATGGTCAACATGACCCAGGTGgtacatcatgcaaggctaaatacatcCTAGCATAACCACCTCAACTGATCGGAGGACAGTAAGGGTGGTTTTGAAAAGGAAGACTCACAGGCAAGGAGAAGACAACGTCTTGATAAACAACCTGAGATCCCTAACCCAACTATTCAGCCTTCCCTACACAACATTTAAAACGAAAACCAGACAAAAAATAAAAgttagaatagtgagcccaagtgtaccctcaagcaagagaactctaacccaggacaataaaagaccatgatacagaggctgacTCTActagagactagagaacaagggtttgattttggagtgtcctttccaaAATGCTCCCACAacgatctttgtaataaaagaactttacatttatatatttttataggatGTAACTAAAATTATTCTTCTTCGTTGCATAAAACCCTTCTACTAAGGTATAATTTCGGAATCGAGACTAACCACAAATTACTTCACTTCCTATTTAACTTCCTCATATGAATTACTTCACCCACTTTACTACCTTTCAGATCATTTACATCAAAATTGACTTTCCCCACGCTATAAACTGATTTAAAACTGTATGTCTATGTCTACATTcattaaaaaatcaaaacttatttatgttattgatataggtatgactgagcaattacataacaacctattgataataataacaaatatagatactactattactactaatattgcCGCAATGATTTTAGGATCGTAAGACATACTTAATACTACTCTCCTTGAGAAGACCATCAAAGATACTTGCAGAAATATAAAGTAGAATAAGTGTATAAAAAAGAGAGGAATATAGGAAAATTAAAGGAGAGGATACTGATTTTTTAAAGAGAGGAGAAACACATAAAAGAAAGCAATTAggaatatatgtttttttaaaaatgcttcttattatcattatagacTGACGTGCCAGATTGTACCCTTAAACAAcactactctaacccaagacagtggaagaccattgtagaaaggctatggcactaccccaagataagagaacaatggtttgatttttggagtgcccttcttgagaagctgcttaccataggtagagttcctcttacccttaccaagtggagagtGGCTACCGACATATTACAGTGTAGTAGTCATCCcctaaagtgaagaagaatttttctattatcttaatgttgttaagtATAAGAGTGCAGAGGAGTGTATGACAAATAGACAGGATTACTCATAGTATGCGTTACGAAAAAAACTTGAGCAGTAACCAATATAATATAgctaatcaaaagaaaaaataaatatagcgGTAGTATATCTAAATCCAAAAAAGAGGAGATAATAACATTTCagagagagatgataaaataaATGGAAAACCATAACATGGTAATATGAGTGTAATTAGAGAAAGTGAAAACAAAAAAGGGTAACAATAGCAAAATACGGTACAAAAACAAGATGAGATTATAACGTCAATAAGTAGAGGTGTTAAAGGGGTAGTAGATCATTAGGTGAGCGGATTCAAAGACATCGTCAACTCTGAAATTCGTTGttactacatgagagagagagagagagagagagagagagagagagagagagagagagagagagagagagagagagagagagagtgtcatcattaaaagtttaaaagggtataaaagccgctcatgaatggtaggggcgaGGGAAAgaaatattgccctatcaagtatgacaatgccctaaagactaattatatatacatatgattagtgtctaaggcccctcttcacccaagctaggaccaaggagggctaggcaatggctgctgataactcagcagatagacctataggctcccataaacccagtatccttagctcacaaggaaggtgaggttgccgCAACCCAAGAAACTAGTGAGATTGAGCGAGacgcaaaccccagtctggcgtttaccagtcagggacgttaccacgtctgCCACCACAACCTATTATCAGCAATATTTTAAATAACTTCAGTTATGTCTTTTTTTGGCTATATTAGGTGAATAGAGAGTCACCTAGACTTTAATCAGGCAAGAGAGCAGGAAGTCTTTAGGAATTGGTAAATATCTACTGACAATATCAATATAAAGAACcatctaatagaaaaatcaacagattatgacaaatgACAATGTATGGTATACGTGGACAATAAGAACGTTTTTGACTGTCAAagtatcagcagtaatgaaagccatccaaaaataaggaataaacaaattTTATGTTAGAAGATACCTATACAGGAATTACAGCAATTCTAAATCGACATAAAGCTAGTGAGAAAATTCTCATTGAGAGATTAATTAGACGGAAAGGTTACATCTTTCCTAAACAAttgtcaccatatcaagatgtttttaagaatttagatttggaaaatgaaggaattattattaatagggAAGACCTTAAAATTATAAGATTTGCGTATGATATTATTTCGTTTAGTAATTCAAGGCTTGAATTGCAATACATgacataagatttgaatagagatagcGGAAATATATGATTGAACATGTATATGAGTAGAActggaaaaataaatattaggagacaacaaataagggctattGACAAACCTCTAGGTAATGATATGTTTTATACCTATTGAAGAGAGGCAGTAAGTTTTACACCATGACATGACGCTAAAATAAaatgaaggataaacatgggatggagagactCTCGTGAGCAATATTagactattaaaaataaaatgcaaagggCATTGGGAAGGAAGATATCACGttggattgacggactaagaaagtttgtgCTTGTGGATTATTATAGGAATGCCATAAACAAACGTAAGTGGAAgggcatgactgaggcctttgttttgcagtagatCATGATATATTGTTTGAATATATCCATACAGGAACTACAGTAATTTTAAATCTACATAAACCTAGTGAGAAAATTCTCATTgaaaaaggaattagacagggaggtAACATGTTCCCTAAACTACTGTCACTATATCGAGAAGTTTTTAAGAGTTTATATTTGGAAAAagaaggaattaatattaatgggaagaCCTTAAAGAtataagatttgcatatgacattaTTTCTGTTTAGTAACTCAAGACTTGAATTGCAATAGATGACATAGGATTttaatggagaaagcagaaatatatgattGAACATGAAAATGAGTAGAACTGGAAAATAAGAATTAAGAAAGACAAcaattaagggttatggacgaatctttATATATTGTTAAGTTATATACCTACTGAAAAAAAGACAGTAAGTTTTACACCATGACACGacgctgaaattaaaagaaggataaatatgGGATAGAGAGATTCTCGTAAATAAGAttagactatgaaaaaaaaatgcaaagagcatTGGGAAGGAAGACATCACGATGATTTGACGGACTAAAACAGTTTGCGCTTGCGGATAATTATAGAAATACCACAAACAAATGCAATTGGAGGGACCTATCTTAGGCCTTTTTTTTGCAGTAGATTATCATATATTGTAGGTTGTAGGTTAAGCCAGGTTAACCCCTATGCACTTTTTTCTTGCAACGTATTCCGACAAGGGATCATTCCACCTCATAGGGGAAAACTCTAAATTGTAGGTTAGTGTCGTGACATAAGTATGCAAGGTCCTGCGACATGTCACGAGGTTGTTTTGCGATGTCTTGCACAGTGCCACGAGGTGGACGTGGTGTTTCTTTACGATATGTAACGAGGTGAAGCGAAGTGTTTACGAGCTTCTGCGACGTAATGACGAAGTGTTGCGAGGTACCTTTGGTAGTGTCATGATGTACGTGCGAGGTTCCACGAGGTTTGCGAGGTACCTTCAAGTGTCACGAAGTGTCACATGAAAAAAACCCAAGCAGACAACATGATTCATAATATTTTTAGTGTAACTGCTGCCTATATCCTCGAGAACTATCCCAAAGAATGACCAGAGGAAGCATTTaaacaagaaagaagaagaagagtaagaagaaCGACATGGTGTCGGGAATGGCAGACAAGGAGATCCATACATGAAGATTATGACTACCTGCTGCAAAAACTACACCAAGAAGACCCTAGGGGGTACAAGAACTTCCTCTGGTTTGAACATGGACTATTTGCGGAGATGGTTGACCGCATTTCATCAATGCTCACCAAGAAACAGACGATAATGAGAGATCCTCTATCAGTGGGATGGAAATTGGTTGTCAGCCTCCGCTTCCTGGCAAGTGTGGATTCCAACAAAGTGTGAAATATAGTTTCAGTCTCCAAGAGAGCCATTTGTAGATTTATGCCTGAAGTATCCTAAGCAATCATTGACACTGACCAACATGATTTCCGGAAGTGCCCCAAAACTTCTGAGGAGTGGAAGACAGTTGCTGAAGTATTCACAAATAAGTGGAACTACCATAATTTTGTTGGTGCCCTTGATAGAAAGCATGTTCCCATAAAGAAAACCAAGAAAGGAGGATCACTATACCATAACTACAAAAAATTCCCCAACATAATAATCATGGCCGTAGTAGATGCAAAGTACAAGTTCATGTATGTTGACGTAGGTGCTGAAGGAGGTGCTGTTGATGGAGGAACCTGGAGCAAGTGTATCCATCATGCCATCGAGCAAAAGCGAGTTGGATTTCCTGAAGACAGCACTCTACCAAATGATGACATTCCAATCCCCATCCACATAATATCAGAATATGACTTCGCTCTCAAGACACGGCTGATGAAACTTTACTCCCCCACATCCCAGGCTCACCATGAAAAGATCTACAGCTACCGGGTATCCCATGCTCGTGGTGTGGTAAAGAACACATTCAGTAGCCTGAAAAGGAGATTACGAATCTTTGGCACCTCCATACAACAGGAACCTAAAGTACTGCAGCAGATAACCACGTGTGGATGTATCTTGCACAATCTCATACCCGACCACTATCCCTTTGCCCCCAACGACGTCGACCACAAAGATACTCTCAACACAACATGCTACGTGGAACTGGGAGGGAGGAATCGAATGTCATGGGATAACTAATGCCTCGAATGGGATCAAACTACACAAGGCAATCGAAGGGAGTCCGAGACTACCTGGCCTACTACTACTCTTCAGGAGCAGGAGCAGTACCTTGGTTAGAGAGACTTGTCTATCCCAGAAGACAACCAACACAAATGATACttcaaatgtatataaaatatcttttcctGAATTGAATTGTATGAAGTCTAAATTTGATATCATTGTACATTCAAATTTTGTGATCTTACTTATATATCTTTTTGCTAGTCTCTTCTTTTAATTTGCTGCATATCATTGACTTATGATTGTGTTAATAAATGTTTAGTAGGTTTTCaagtttttaatttgtcatttcaaATTAggatttctttttatatgattggtaatgctctttattacatagtgaTTTTCACTGTACATTCCTAATTTTTTATTTTAGCTGTATATTTAAAGATTTTGCTTTTCTCTGTATATTTCAATTCACTATTTATCACTGCTTATCATTGACTGAACAAGATAGATTTTGTTAATAAATGGATaatgtgttttcaagtttttattttttcatttcaaaataggatttctttttttttaatgtttggtgttgctatttattaaacatttcttatataataaaactttgtgcttttcattttatatttcagcaTAGTAATTCTCATTGTACATTCCAACTTTGTGATTTTTAAATGTATATCTATTGTgtttgttattttttgtttatttcaatttactTCTTTTCATTGACTTAACAAGAAATGTTTTGTTGAAAAATTTAATGTGTTTTCAATGTTTTGATTTGTCATTTCATACTAAGATATTTTTATACACGTTTGTTAAACTATTTTTGTATTCAATCCATATATAATAAAACTGTTTTTCTTTGCACATTTCAAGTTATTTTCATTGGAtatttttatttacgtatttcattGGGTTTACATGTTTGGGGAATAAATTTCATGTTTCAAATGCCTctctttatccttttattttcaatcTTCACGTATTTTCAATTAATAGTTGCTTCATCATTTACATAAAAATCtgtcatttatataaaaatatttgtggtTATGAAATATTATGTTtgacaaaaaatattatttataaaaaatgctagatttcttttaatgtttggtAATCATTCTTTATATACAAATTGGTGCTTTTCATTTTGCATTTCAACATagtgattttcattgtatatttcaacTTATTTTCCAAATATATACCAAGAGTGGTTCCTATTCATTGACTTAGCAAAAAAATATCTTGTTAATAAATTTAATGTTCTAAAGTTTTTGTCATTTAATACTAAgacttcttttttatataattgtttagCTATTTCTATATCCAATCCTTTATGTAGTTATACTGTGCTTTTCATTACACATTTCAAGTGAtattatgtatatttctatttactgATTTTGAATGGCATTGCAAAAAATGTTTGGTTCATAAATTTGAAGTTTCTTTTAGGTCGCTTTTTCATTGTGTTTTTAAATTTCCGGtcttttcaaaatattaattcctcatcatttacataaaaatatctatcttTTACAGATTTACAGAACAGATTCCAATATTCGACGGGAATATTCACTTTGACTTGTCATAACCCTATATATCTCTTGATCGCTCAGTAGGTCGAGTCCTCGCAGACAGGGTTT
This genomic stretch from Palaemon carinicauda isolate YSFRI2023 chromosome 12, ASM3689809v2, whole genome shotgun sequence harbors:
- the LOC137651023 gene encoding uncharacterized protein encodes the protein MVDRISSMLTKKQTIMRDPLSVGWKLVVSLRFLASVDSNKCPKTSEEWKTVAEVFTNKWNYHNFVGALDRKHVPIKKTKKGGSLYHNYKKFPNIIIMAVVDAKYKFMYVDVGAEGGAVDGGTWSKCIHHAIEQKRVGFPEDSTLPNDDIPIPIHIISEYDFALKTRLMKLYSPTSQAHHEKIYSYRVSHARGVVKNTFSSLKRRLRIFGTSIQQEPKVLQQITTCGCILHNLIPDHYPFAPNDVDHKDTLNTTCYVELGGRNRMSWDN